From the genome of Mycteria americana isolate JAX WOST 10 ecotype Jacksonville Zoo and Gardens chromosome 12, USCA_MyAme_1.0, whole genome shotgun sequence, one region includes:
- the ARHGAP17 gene encoding rho GTPase-activating protein 17 isoform X2 codes for MKKQFNRMKQLANQTVGRAEKTEVLSEDLLQIERRLDTVRSVCHIAQKRLIACFQGQHGTDPEKRHKKLPLTALAQNMQEGSVQLSDETLLGKMLDTCGDAENKLAMELSQHEVQIEREVLDPLCLLTETEIPNIQKQRKQLAKLVLDWDSARGRYNQAHKTSGTNFQVHPSKIESLKEEMDEAGNKVEQCKDQLAADMYNFVSKEGEYARCFVMLLEAQADYHRKALAVIEKVLPEIQAHQDKWTEKPAFGTPLEEHLKRSGREIAVPIEACVMMLLETGMREEGLFRIAAGASKLKKLKAALDCSTSQLDEFYSDPHAVAGALKSYLRELPEPLMTYSLYEEWTQAANIQDQDKKLQELWRICNRLPKHYHANFRYLIKFLAKLAQNSDVNKMTPSNIAIVLGPNLLWAKNEGSLAEMAAATSVHVVAVIEPIIQHADWFFPGDQDFNVSGAFVAIPAVNSNHLSHTGNEYESGTLERKRPASMTVMEGDLLKKESFGVKVMDFQANPRRCGTINRKHTSPAFQPPLPPTEAGVLAQSGAEQHSQASVAETSPVGAGFALSAGTAEQLQSQGNEDGSTSKSKDNTSSATPPPVRNGGHTGTVQNQSTSSANQLSVNQPQNAAGPSPHSMRRAVKKPAPAPPKPANPPPGQPGSQSSAPAAQPPSVSPKPPARSSSPPAQHANQGAAQTSTSQVSAPRRYSSGVSPIQAPSHPPPQPPTQATPPLQPKSNSQASPPAAPSSEHGPEQPCYTPPQTPTPPDTPPLGKHNTSCPSSQPQPSAQETSQSHSPPQSGTLPRPRPVPKPRNRPSVPPPPHPPSQLAGDGIIANPTQTASKIVTGGDGYCE; via the exons gGCTGAGAAAACGGAGGTACTCAGTGAAGACCTCTTGCAG ATCGAGAGACGTCTGGACACCGTGAGATCTGTTTGCCACATTGCACAGAAGCGATTAATTGCGTGTTTTCAGGGCCAGCATGGTACAGATCCTGAGAAGAGACAT AAAAAACTGCCTCTAACAGCTCTTGCTCAAAATATGCAAGAAGGATCTGTCCAGCTGAGTGATGAAACTCTGTTGGG GAAAATGCTAGATACATGCGGTGATGCAGAGAATAAACTGGCAATGGAGCTCTCTCAGCATGAAGTACAGATCGAAAGAGAAGTTTTAGATCCACTGTGTCTACTAACAGAG ACAGAGATCCCGAACATTCAGAAGCAGAGGAAACAGCTTGCAAAGCTGGTGTTGGACTGGGATTCTGCAAGAGGAag ATATAATCAAGCCCACAAGACTTCAGGAACAAATTTTCAAGTGCATCCTTCAAAAATAGAATCTCTTAAGGAAGAGATGGATGAAGCTGGAAATAAAGTAGAACAATGCAAG gatcAACTAGCAGCAGACATGTATAACTTTGTGTCCAAAGAAGGGGAATATGCTAGATGTTTTGTTATG TTATTAGAAGCACAAGCAGATTACCATAGAAAAGCATTAGCAGTCATAGAAAAGGTCCTACCCGAAATTCAAGCCCATCAAG ACAAATGGACTGAAAAACCAGCTTTTGGAACTCCATTAGAAGAGCATCTCAAGCGCAGTGGTCGTGAAATTGCAGTCCCTATTGAAGCCTGTGTAATGATGCTTCTGGAAACGGGAATGAGAGAGGAG GGCTTATTCAGAATTGCTGCTGGAGCCTCCAAGttaaaaaagctgaaagctgccttGGACTGTTCAACTTCCCAGCTGGATGAATTTTATTCCGATCCCCATGCTGTTGCAG GTGCCTTGAAATCCTATTTGCGAGAGTTGCCAGAACCTTTAATGACCTACAGTCTATATGAAGAATGGACACAAGCTGCAAA tattcaGGACCAGGATAAGAAGCTACAAGAGTTATGGAGAATTTGTAACAGATTACCGAAGCATTATCATGCTAATTTCAG gTATTTAATCAAATTTTTAGCAAAGCTTGCACAGAACAGCGATGTTAACAAAATGACACCCAGCAATATCGCAATAGTCTTGGGCCCCAACTTGTTATGGGCAAAGAATGAAGG ATCCCTTGCTGAAATGGCAGCAGCAACTTCAGTCCATGTGGTAGCAGTTATTGAGCCAATTATTCAGCATGCAGACTGGTTCTTCCCTGGAG ATCAAGATTTCAATGTGTCTGGGGCATTTGTTGCAATTCCTGCTGTTAATTCAAATCACTTGTCACACACTGGGAATGAATATGAGTCTGGGACACTGGAACGGAAGAGGCCTGCTAGTATGACTGTAATGGAAGGAGATTTATTGAAGAAGGAAAG cTTTGGTGTCAAGGTTATGGACTTCCAAGCAAACCCTCGGAGATGTGGCACTATAAATAGAAAGCACACATccccagctttccagccaccacTTCCACCCACGGAGGCTGGCGTGCTGGCTCAGTCTGGAGCGGAGCAGCACTCGCAAGCTTCTGTGGCTGAAACAAGCCCAGTGGGTGCTGGTTTTGCTCTCTCTGCTGGCACAGCAGAACAGTTGCAAAGTCAAGGAAATGAGGATGGCAG tacctCAAAATCTAAGGACAACACGTCTTCAGCTACTCCTCCACCCGTGAGAAATGGTGGGCACACGGGCACTGTCCAGAACCAGTCAACAAGTAGCGCTAATCAGCTTTCTGTTAATCAGCCACAGAATGCAGCAGGTCCTAGTCCCCATTCAATGAGGAGAG CGGTTAAAAAGCCTGCGCCAGCCCCTCCCAAGCCAGCCAACCCACCACCAGGGCAGCCAGGAAGCCAAAGTTCTGCCCCAGCTGCTCAGCCACCTTCTGTCTCTCCAAAACCACCTGCTAGAAGTTCTTCTCCTCCTGCTCAACATGCAAACCAAGGAGCAGCCCAGACCTCCACTTCCCAGGTTTCTGCACCTCGGAGATACTCCAGCGGCGTTTCCCCCATACAAGCTCCCAGCCATCCACCACCACAGCCCCCAACACAGGCTACTCCTCCACTGCAGCCCAAATCAAACAGTCaagcatctcctcctgctgcacccAGCAGTGAGCATGGACCAGAGCAGCCCTGTTACACTCCTCCGCAGACTCCAACACCACCTGATACACCCCCTCTAGGAAAACATAATACTAGTTGCCCATCGTCACAGCCACAGCCATCTGCTCAAGAAACCTCCCAGTCTCACTCTCCACCTCAGAGTGGTACACTGCCGAGGCCACGGCCGGTACCAAAACCCAGAAATAGACCTAGTGTTCCCCCTCCACCTCATCCTCCTTCTCAGCTGGCTGGAGATGGTATTATTGCAAATCCCACGCAAACAGCTTCCAAAATAGTAACAG GTGGGGATGGTTACTGCGAATAA
- the ARHGAP17 gene encoding rho GTPase-activating protein 17 isoform X3 yields the protein MKKQFNRMKQLANQTVGRAEKTEVLSEDLLQIERRLDTVRSVCHIAQKRLIACFQGQHGTDPEKRHKKLPLTALAQNMQEGSVQLSDETLLGKMLDTCGDAENKLAMELSQHEVQIEREVLDPLCLLTETEIPNIQKQRKQLAKLVLDWDSARGRYNQAHKTSGTNFQVHPSKIESLKEEMDEAGNKVEQCKDQLAADMYNFVSKEGEYARCFVMLLEAQADYHRKALAVIEKVLPEIQAHQDKWTEKPAFGTPLEEHLKRSGREIAVPIEACVMMLLETGMREEGLFRIAAGASKLKKLKAALDCSTSQLDEFYSDPHAVAGALKSYLRELPEPLMTYSLYEEWTQAANIQDQDKKLQELWRICNRLPKHYHANFRYLIKFLAKLAQNSDVNKMTPSNIAIVLGPNLLWAKNEGSLAEMAAATSVHVVAVIEPIIQHADWFFPGDQDFNVSGAFVAIPAVNSNHLSHTGNEYESGTLERKRPASMTVMEGDLLKKESFGVKVMDFQANPRRCGTINRKHTSPAFQPPLPPTEAGVLAQSGAEQHSQASVAETSPVGAGFALSAGTAEQLQSQGNEDGSTSKSKDNTSSATPPPVRNGGHTGTVQNQSTSSANQLSVNQPQNAAGPSPHSMRRAVKKPAPAPPKPANPPPGQPGSQSSAPAAQPPSVSPKPPARSSSPPAQHANQGAAQTSTSQVSAPRRYSSGVSPIQAPSHPPPQPPTQATPPLQPKSNSQASPPAAPSSEHGPEQPCYTPPQTPTPPDTPPLGKHNTSCPSSQPQPSAQETSQSHSPPQSGTLPRPRPVPKPRNRPSVPPPPHPPSQLAGDGIIANPTQTASKIVTDV from the exons gGCTGAGAAAACGGAGGTACTCAGTGAAGACCTCTTGCAG ATCGAGAGACGTCTGGACACCGTGAGATCTGTTTGCCACATTGCACAGAAGCGATTAATTGCGTGTTTTCAGGGCCAGCATGGTACAGATCCTGAGAAGAGACAT AAAAAACTGCCTCTAACAGCTCTTGCTCAAAATATGCAAGAAGGATCTGTCCAGCTGAGTGATGAAACTCTGTTGGG GAAAATGCTAGATACATGCGGTGATGCAGAGAATAAACTGGCAATGGAGCTCTCTCAGCATGAAGTACAGATCGAAAGAGAAGTTTTAGATCCACTGTGTCTACTAACAGAG ACAGAGATCCCGAACATTCAGAAGCAGAGGAAACAGCTTGCAAAGCTGGTGTTGGACTGGGATTCTGCAAGAGGAag ATATAATCAAGCCCACAAGACTTCAGGAACAAATTTTCAAGTGCATCCTTCAAAAATAGAATCTCTTAAGGAAGAGATGGATGAAGCTGGAAATAAAGTAGAACAATGCAAG gatcAACTAGCAGCAGACATGTATAACTTTGTGTCCAAAGAAGGGGAATATGCTAGATGTTTTGTTATG TTATTAGAAGCACAAGCAGATTACCATAGAAAAGCATTAGCAGTCATAGAAAAGGTCCTACCCGAAATTCAAGCCCATCAAG ACAAATGGACTGAAAAACCAGCTTTTGGAACTCCATTAGAAGAGCATCTCAAGCGCAGTGGTCGTGAAATTGCAGTCCCTATTGAAGCCTGTGTAATGATGCTTCTGGAAACGGGAATGAGAGAGGAG GGCTTATTCAGAATTGCTGCTGGAGCCTCCAAGttaaaaaagctgaaagctgccttGGACTGTTCAACTTCCCAGCTGGATGAATTTTATTCCGATCCCCATGCTGTTGCAG GTGCCTTGAAATCCTATTTGCGAGAGTTGCCAGAACCTTTAATGACCTACAGTCTATATGAAGAATGGACACAAGCTGCAAA tattcaGGACCAGGATAAGAAGCTACAAGAGTTATGGAGAATTTGTAACAGATTACCGAAGCATTATCATGCTAATTTCAG gTATTTAATCAAATTTTTAGCAAAGCTTGCACAGAACAGCGATGTTAACAAAATGACACCCAGCAATATCGCAATAGTCTTGGGCCCCAACTTGTTATGGGCAAAGAATGAAGG ATCCCTTGCTGAAATGGCAGCAGCAACTTCAGTCCATGTGGTAGCAGTTATTGAGCCAATTATTCAGCATGCAGACTGGTTCTTCCCTGGAG ATCAAGATTTCAATGTGTCTGGGGCATTTGTTGCAATTCCTGCTGTTAATTCAAATCACTTGTCACACACTGGGAATGAATATGAGTCTGGGACACTGGAACGGAAGAGGCCTGCTAGTATGACTGTAATGGAAGGAGATTTATTGAAGAAGGAAAG cTTTGGTGTCAAGGTTATGGACTTCCAAGCAAACCCTCGGAGATGTGGCACTATAAATAGAAAGCACACATccccagctttccagccaccacTTCCACCCACGGAGGCTGGCGTGCTGGCTCAGTCTGGAGCGGAGCAGCACTCGCAAGCTTCTGTGGCTGAAACAAGCCCAGTGGGTGCTGGTTTTGCTCTCTCTGCTGGCACAGCAGAACAGTTGCAAAGTCAAGGAAATGAGGATGGCAG tacctCAAAATCTAAGGACAACACGTCTTCAGCTACTCCTCCACCCGTGAGAAATGGTGGGCACACGGGCACTGTCCAGAACCAGTCAACAAGTAGCGCTAATCAGCTTTCTGTTAATCAGCCACAGAATGCAGCAGGTCCTAGTCCCCATTCAATGAGGAGAG CGGTTAAAAAGCCTGCGCCAGCCCCTCCCAAGCCAGCCAACCCACCACCAGGGCAGCCAGGAAGCCAAAGTTCTGCCCCAGCTGCTCAGCCACCTTCTGTCTCTCCAAAACCACCTGCTAGAAGTTCTTCTCCTCCTGCTCAACATGCAAACCAAGGAGCAGCCCAGACCTCCACTTCCCAGGTTTCTGCACCTCGGAGATACTCCAGCGGCGTTTCCCCCATACAAGCTCCCAGCCATCCACCACCACAGCCCCCAACACAGGCTACTCCTCCACTGCAGCCCAAATCAAACAGTCaagcatctcctcctgctgcacccAGCAGTGAGCATGGACCAGAGCAGCCCTGTTACACTCCTCCGCAGACTCCAACACCACCTGATACACCCCCTCTAGGAAAACATAATACTAGTTGCCCATCGTCACAGCCACAGCCATCTGCTCAAGAAACCTCCCAGTCTCACTCTCCACCTCAGAGTGGTACACTGCCGAGGCCACGGCCGGTACCAAAACCCAGAAATAGACCTAGTGTTCCCCCTCCACCTCATCCTCCTTCTCAGCTGGCTGGAGATGGTATTATTGCAAATCCCACGCAAACAGCTTCCAAAATAGTAACAG ATGTTTGA
- the ARHGAP17 gene encoding rho GTPase-activating protein 17 isoform X1 yields the protein MKKQFNRMKQLANQTVGRAEKTEVLSEDLLQIERRLDTVRSVCHIAQKRLIACFQGQHGTDPEKRHKKLPLTALAQNMQEGSVQLSDETLLGKMLDTCGDAENKLAMELSQHEVQIEREVLDPLCLLTETEIPNIQKQRKQLAKLVLDWDSARGRYNQAHKTSGTNFQVHPSKIESLKEEMDEAGNKVEQCKDQLAADMYNFVSKEGEYARCFVMLLEAQADYHRKALAVIEKVLPEIQAHQDKWTEKPAFGTPLEEHLKRSGREIAVPIEACVMMLLETGMREEGLFRIAAGASKLKKLKAALDCSTSQLDEFYSDPHAVAGALKSYLRELPEPLMTYSLYEEWTQAANIQDQDKKLQELWRICNRLPKHYHANFRYLIKFLAKLAQNSDVNKMTPSNIAIVLGPNLLWAKNEGSLAEMAAATSVHVVAVIEPIIQHADWFFPGDQDFNVSGAFVAIPAVNSNHLSHTGNEYESGTLERKRPASMTVMEGDLLKKESFGVKVMDFQANPRRCGTINRKHTSPAFQPPLPPTEAGVLAQSGAEQHSQASVAETSPVGAGFALSAGTAEQLQSQGNEDGSTSKSKDNTSSATPPPVRNGGHTGTVQNQSTSSANQLSVNQPQNAAGPSPHSMRRAVKKPAPAPPKPANPPPGQPGSQSSAPAAQPPSVSPKPPARSSSPPAQHANQGAAQTSTSQVSAPRRYSSGVSPIQAPSHPPPQPPTQATPPLQPKSNSQASPPAAPSSEHGPEQPCYTPPQTPTPPDTPPLGKHNTSCPSSQPQPSAQETSQSHSPPQSGTLPRPRPVPKPRNRPSVPPPPHPPSQLAGDGIIANPTQTASKIVTDSNSSIQEPLQNPSSELLTETASKELHNHLMLDIDNDTESTAL from the exons gGCTGAGAAAACGGAGGTACTCAGTGAAGACCTCTTGCAG ATCGAGAGACGTCTGGACACCGTGAGATCTGTTTGCCACATTGCACAGAAGCGATTAATTGCGTGTTTTCAGGGCCAGCATGGTACAGATCCTGAGAAGAGACAT AAAAAACTGCCTCTAACAGCTCTTGCTCAAAATATGCAAGAAGGATCTGTCCAGCTGAGTGATGAAACTCTGTTGGG GAAAATGCTAGATACATGCGGTGATGCAGAGAATAAACTGGCAATGGAGCTCTCTCAGCATGAAGTACAGATCGAAAGAGAAGTTTTAGATCCACTGTGTCTACTAACAGAG ACAGAGATCCCGAACATTCAGAAGCAGAGGAAACAGCTTGCAAAGCTGGTGTTGGACTGGGATTCTGCAAGAGGAag ATATAATCAAGCCCACAAGACTTCAGGAACAAATTTTCAAGTGCATCCTTCAAAAATAGAATCTCTTAAGGAAGAGATGGATGAAGCTGGAAATAAAGTAGAACAATGCAAG gatcAACTAGCAGCAGACATGTATAACTTTGTGTCCAAAGAAGGGGAATATGCTAGATGTTTTGTTATG TTATTAGAAGCACAAGCAGATTACCATAGAAAAGCATTAGCAGTCATAGAAAAGGTCCTACCCGAAATTCAAGCCCATCAAG ACAAATGGACTGAAAAACCAGCTTTTGGAACTCCATTAGAAGAGCATCTCAAGCGCAGTGGTCGTGAAATTGCAGTCCCTATTGAAGCCTGTGTAATGATGCTTCTGGAAACGGGAATGAGAGAGGAG GGCTTATTCAGAATTGCTGCTGGAGCCTCCAAGttaaaaaagctgaaagctgccttGGACTGTTCAACTTCCCAGCTGGATGAATTTTATTCCGATCCCCATGCTGTTGCAG GTGCCTTGAAATCCTATTTGCGAGAGTTGCCAGAACCTTTAATGACCTACAGTCTATATGAAGAATGGACACAAGCTGCAAA tattcaGGACCAGGATAAGAAGCTACAAGAGTTATGGAGAATTTGTAACAGATTACCGAAGCATTATCATGCTAATTTCAG gTATTTAATCAAATTTTTAGCAAAGCTTGCACAGAACAGCGATGTTAACAAAATGACACCCAGCAATATCGCAATAGTCTTGGGCCCCAACTTGTTATGGGCAAAGAATGAAGG ATCCCTTGCTGAAATGGCAGCAGCAACTTCAGTCCATGTGGTAGCAGTTATTGAGCCAATTATTCAGCATGCAGACTGGTTCTTCCCTGGAG ATCAAGATTTCAATGTGTCTGGGGCATTTGTTGCAATTCCTGCTGTTAATTCAAATCACTTGTCACACACTGGGAATGAATATGAGTCTGGGACACTGGAACGGAAGAGGCCTGCTAGTATGACTGTAATGGAAGGAGATTTATTGAAGAAGGAAAG cTTTGGTGTCAAGGTTATGGACTTCCAAGCAAACCCTCGGAGATGTGGCACTATAAATAGAAAGCACACATccccagctttccagccaccacTTCCACCCACGGAGGCTGGCGTGCTGGCTCAGTCTGGAGCGGAGCAGCACTCGCAAGCTTCTGTGGCTGAAACAAGCCCAGTGGGTGCTGGTTTTGCTCTCTCTGCTGGCACAGCAGAACAGTTGCAAAGTCAAGGAAATGAGGATGGCAG tacctCAAAATCTAAGGACAACACGTCTTCAGCTACTCCTCCACCCGTGAGAAATGGTGGGCACACGGGCACTGTCCAGAACCAGTCAACAAGTAGCGCTAATCAGCTTTCTGTTAATCAGCCACAGAATGCAGCAGGTCCTAGTCCCCATTCAATGAGGAGAG CGGTTAAAAAGCCTGCGCCAGCCCCTCCCAAGCCAGCCAACCCACCACCAGGGCAGCCAGGAAGCCAAAGTTCTGCCCCAGCTGCTCAGCCACCTTCTGTCTCTCCAAAACCACCTGCTAGAAGTTCTTCTCCTCCTGCTCAACATGCAAACCAAGGAGCAGCCCAGACCTCCACTTCCCAGGTTTCTGCACCTCGGAGATACTCCAGCGGCGTTTCCCCCATACAAGCTCCCAGCCATCCACCACCACAGCCCCCAACACAGGCTACTCCTCCACTGCAGCCCAAATCAAACAGTCaagcatctcctcctgctgcacccAGCAGTGAGCATGGACCAGAGCAGCCCTGTTACACTCCTCCGCAGACTCCAACACCACCTGATACACCCCCTCTAGGAAAACATAATACTAGTTGCCCATCGTCACAGCCACAGCCATCTGCTCAAGAAACCTCCCAGTCTCACTCTCCACCTCAGAGTGGTACACTGCCGAGGCCACGGCCGGTACCAAAACCCAGAAATAGACCTAGTGTTCCCCCTCCACCTCATCCTCCTTCTCAGCTGGCTGGAGATGGTATTATTGCAAATCCCACGCAAACAGCTTCCAAAATAGTAACAG ACTCTAATTCCAGTATTCAAGAACCACTTCAAAACCCTTCTTCAGAGCTTCTTACAGAGACAGCGAGCAAAGAACTGCACAACCATCTCATGCTCGATATCGACAATGACACGGAAAGCACTGCTCTGTAA
- the ARHGAP17 gene encoding rho GTPase-activating protein 17 isoform X4 — protein sequence MKKQFNRMKQLANQTVGRAEKTEVLSEDLLQIERRLDTVRSVCHIAQKRLIACFQGQHGTDPEKRHKKLPLTALAQNMQEGSVQLSDETLLGKMLDTCGDAENKLAMELSQHEVQIEREVLDPLCLLTETEIPNIQKQRKQLAKLVLDWDSARGRYNQAHKTSGTNFQVHPSKIESLKEEMDEAGNKVEQCKDQLAADMYNFVSKEGEYARCFVMLLEAQADYHRKALAVIEKVLPEIQAHQDKWTEKPAFGTPLEEHLKRSGREIAVPIEACVMMLLETGMREEGLFRIAAGASKLKKLKAALDCSTSQLDEFYSDPHAVAGALKSYLRELPEPLMTYSLYEEWTQAANIQDQDKKLQELWRICNRLPKHYHANFRYLIKFLAKLAQNSDVNKMTPSNIAIVLGPNLLWAKNEGSLAEMAAATSVHVVAVIEPIIQHADWFFPGDQDFNVSGAFVAIPAVNSNHLSHTGNEYESGTLERKRPASMTVMEGDLLKKESTSKSKDNTSSATPPPVRNGGHTGTVQNQSTSSANQLSVNQPQNAAGPSPHSMRRAVKKPAPAPPKPANPPPGQPGSQSSAPAAQPPSVSPKPPARSSSPPAQHANQGAAQTSTSQVSAPRRYSSGVSPIQAPSHPPPQPPTQATPPLQPKSNSQASPPAAPSSEHGPEQPCYTPPQTPTPPDTPPLGKHNTSCPSSQPQPSAQETSQSHSPPQSGTLPRPRPVPKPRNRPSVPPPPHPPSQLAGDGIIANPTQTASKIVTDSNSSIQEPLQNPSSELLTETASKELHNHLMLDIDNDTESTAL from the exons gGCTGAGAAAACGGAGGTACTCAGTGAAGACCTCTTGCAG ATCGAGAGACGTCTGGACACCGTGAGATCTGTTTGCCACATTGCACAGAAGCGATTAATTGCGTGTTTTCAGGGCCAGCATGGTACAGATCCTGAGAAGAGACAT AAAAAACTGCCTCTAACAGCTCTTGCTCAAAATATGCAAGAAGGATCTGTCCAGCTGAGTGATGAAACTCTGTTGGG GAAAATGCTAGATACATGCGGTGATGCAGAGAATAAACTGGCAATGGAGCTCTCTCAGCATGAAGTACAGATCGAAAGAGAAGTTTTAGATCCACTGTGTCTACTAACAGAG ACAGAGATCCCGAACATTCAGAAGCAGAGGAAACAGCTTGCAAAGCTGGTGTTGGACTGGGATTCTGCAAGAGGAag ATATAATCAAGCCCACAAGACTTCAGGAACAAATTTTCAAGTGCATCCTTCAAAAATAGAATCTCTTAAGGAAGAGATGGATGAAGCTGGAAATAAAGTAGAACAATGCAAG gatcAACTAGCAGCAGACATGTATAACTTTGTGTCCAAAGAAGGGGAATATGCTAGATGTTTTGTTATG TTATTAGAAGCACAAGCAGATTACCATAGAAAAGCATTAGCAGTCATAGAAAAGGTCCTACCCGAAATTCAAGCCCATCAAG ACAAATGGACTGAAAAACCAGCTTTTGGAACTCCATTAGAAGAGCATCTCAAGCGCAGTGGTCGTGAAATTGCAGTCCCTATTGAAGCCTGTGTAATGATGCTTCTGGAAACGGGAATGAGAGAGGAG GGCTTATTCAGAATTGCTGCTGGAGCCTCCAAGttaaaaaagctgaaagctgccttGGACTGTTCAACTTCCCAGCTGGATGAATTTTATTCCGATCCCCATGCTGTTGCAG GTGCCTTGAAATCCTATTTGCGAGAGTTGCCAGAACCTTTAATGACCTACAGTCTATATGAAGAATGGACACAAGCTGCAAA tattcaGGACCAGGATAAGAAGCTACAAGAGTTATGGAGAATTTGTAACAGATTACCGAAGCATTATCATGCTAATTTCAG gTATTTAATCAAATTTTTAGCAAAGCTTGCACAGAACAGCGATGTTAACAAAATGACACCCAGCAATATCGCAATAGTCTTGGGCCCCAACTTGTTATGGGCAAAGAATGAAGG ATCCCTTGCTGAAATGGCAGCAGCAACTTCAGTCCATGTGGTAGCAGTTATTGAGCCAATTATTCAGCATGCAGACTGGTTCTTCCCTGGAG ATCAAGATTTCAATGTGTCTGGGGCATTTGTTGCAATTCCTGCTGTTAATTCAAATCACTTGTCACACACTGGGAATGAATATGAGTCTGGGACACTGGAACGGAAGAGGCCTGCTAGTATGACTGTAATGGAAGGAGATTTATTGAAGAAGGAAAG tacctCAAAATCTAAGGACAACACGTCTTCAGCTACTCCTCCACCCGTGAGAAATGGTGGGCACACGGGCACTGTCCAGAACCAGTCAACAAGTAGCGCTAATCAGCTTTCTGTTAATCAGCCACAGAATGCAGCAGGTCCTAGTCCCCATTCAATGAGGAGAG CGGTTAAAAAGCCTGCGCCAGCCCCTCCCAAGCCAGCCAACCCACCACCAGGGCAGCCAGGAAGCCAAAGTTCTGCCCCAGCTGCTCAGCCACCTTCTGTCTCTCCAAAACCACCTGCTAGAAGTTCTTCTCCTCCTGCTCAACATGCAAACCAAGGAGCAGCCCAGACCTCCACTTCCCAGGTTTCTGCACCTCGGAGATACTCCAGCGGCGTTTCCCCCATACAAGCTCCCAGCCATCCACCACCACAGCCCCCAACACAGGCTACTCCTCCACTGCAGCCCAAATCAAACAGTCaagcatctcctcctgctgcacccAGCAGTGAGCATGGACCAGAGCAGCCCTGTTACACTCCTCCGCAGACTCCAACACCACCTGATACACCCCCTCTAGGAAAACATAATACTAGTTGCCCATCGTCACAGCCACAGCCATCTGCTCAAGAAACCTCCCAGTCTCACTCTCCACCTCAGAGTGGTACACTGCCGAGGCCACGGCCGGTACCAAAACCCAGAAATAGACCTAGTGTTCCCCCTCCACCTCATCCTCCTTCTCAGCTGGCTGGAGATGGTATTATTGCAAATCCCACGCAAACAGCTTCCAAAATAGTAACAG ACTCTAATTCCAGTATTCAAGAACCACTTCAAAACCCTTCTTCAGAGCTTCTTACAGAGACAGCGAGCAAAGAACTGCACAACCATCTCATGCTCGATATCGACAATGACACGGAAAGCACTGCTCTGTAA